The Cervus canadensis isolate Bull #8, Minnesota chromosome X, ASM1932006v1, whole genome shotgun sequence genome contains the following window.
TGGGGGTGCTTTCCTGCCCCACTAATATCCACCAGTGATGCTAATTTTTAACTTCCTTACAATACGGAGAAGTCAtaaatgagcatttttttcaaagttaCTATTCCCCCACCTCTCACTCATTCTCCTCTCATCCAAGTGTGACAGGAGAATGAGGGAAACAATGGATCAGGAACCAGGACCTGCCCATTTCCTTGACCCATGTATTAAAAGCTGGGTGTGATTTCTTCCTGCCAAGACAACCTAGTGGGTTCTATTTTTGTCAGGTCTATTGCTTGGAGGAGAACAAAGAATACTTCAAAATTTGTATagctagaaaaggaaaacaggatCTGGGCAGGggtgattattttaataatttttaatggcaAGAAATCACATCCCTTCCCCACTTCAATCTCCAAGGTTGCACGTGTCTGGAAGACTTCTTTTGCTTCAGCCCAGTACAAGTGTTCACACTTTGAATCAATGGCTGTGCCTCAGAATCTgcaggcttttcattggctgagccAATTCTTAGTAGCATTGTTTGAACTTCTCTGATTGGACACTTCCAGCATCCTCATGATGCCTATCTGCAAGTCAAGAATGCTTCcgtttttttccaaaaataagagaatgtgttcttgggaaaaaaatcaaatgtgattAATCTAAACCAGTCACAATAatgacttcagtttcttctgctTTGGATACATTTTGAACAAATGTTTCTTGAACGTTTTGCTTTAATTATTTCTGTGCTGTGTTTGGGTCCTCGATTTGTTTCCAAATGATTTCCCTGACACAAGTAATGTTGAAAAAGTTGAATGGGGTGGTGGTTGTTTTGtcgctgtcgtgtccgactcttggcatcccatgggctgtagcccatcaggcttttctgtccatggtatctaccaggcaagaatactggaataggttgccatttccttcttcattgaATAGGGTATGTTTGTCCTAGTAAAACTATCTTGTCTGAGTTGAtggtttccatttgtttttatatcaGTAAAGTTCTTTCTCTTAGTTTATCATTTCAGTAAATCACACTGTTAGATCATGATTGCTCATGAGCTGCGCTTTCTCTTGATCACCTTTAGAAGTCTGTAATTATGTTTGCTTATTTGGTCTTATTCTCTTCCACATCAAACCCCATTGTTCCTCACTTTCTTCGATTTCCTGTGTTTTAATCATCCTTGGACTCCCAGTCTTCACTTGACATCCTAACTGTAGTGTCTTTTAAGCATTGTTTAGTATTGTTCCTGCTTTCTTTCTAAATTTACAAATGCATAATGTCCAAGCATAATTAAGTATATTGTAGTGTTGTAGGTTTCTTAAAATGACTTCTCACCGAATACAATGACCACGATAGAAAATACATGACTTACTGAAAGTGCTTTGCTTTCAAACTGGCCCCTGACATTGTCTTTGACAATGTACAGGGCTTTACCAAGAGCTCTTCTTGTTGAAAATTTTGTTCCAGTGGGCATATCTACTTGCAGGTGATTTGGTGTTAATTTTTCTTGGTCTCCaccaaaataaaattcctttcatcaaatattttcataaaattcttaTTGTACATGAGGATAGAAATGATCAGTATCAGGGGATTCCTTTATTTAAAATCCTTAATATAATGATCCCCAGGACATTTTTCAAGGGGTTGTAACCCATCAGAATTTTACAttggaccaaaaaagaaaaaaaaaagaaataacttactAGCCATCCTTGATCAGGCCCCATTTGTAGCCACCCATCACTGAGTGGTTAAACTCTTTCTAGTATCCTCTCTTGCCCAATTTTTTCTCTTGAGTTTAtgtgtttctggaaaaaaatttttttaaatactttctgtTTTGTATCTCCAGTGTGGCACTGTCTATTTGCCCAGGGACTGAAGAACAGTGTTGGTTTCTGTAGGTTGTCCATATTTTGCTGTCTGTTGGCTGACAGTGACTTCCTTTTCAGGTTTTGACATCCTAATCGATAGGGAAAATTTCAACttgttttaaaagtataaaatgaatacCAAACATAACTGAATAAACATTTGTGTTTAAAACAAACCAGAACGAATTTATAAGGACTGAAATGAAATAGTAACTTCTCTCTTCAATGAGAGGGGAAAgtcagaaacttttaaaaacagaataaaattacTCACTGATGAAATAGTTGAGGAAATTACATGAGAggagtgactttattttcctttaagtgCTCACCAATgttctctttattattattattatatgagtATGTACATACCATTCCTTATTATCAAGCACCAAGTTTAGAACGCAGAGAAAACTCTTTTACACTATTAATTTTGAAGCAATGTGATATAAAGTGTACAAGGGACCATGAAAAACAGAGGGAGCTACAAAATAATCCTGACACTTACCAGACACATCAGCAGAAGCATTCACCTGGCCCTAAGAAATCATATATATAGGATACAtaagaaatcataaataattGCTGCCTTAATCCACTAAGTTTTACAGTAATTTACAATGCATCCTTTGATAAATGACatgttattattaaaaattcaatattttccATATTGCACAGGGATTTGGATTCCTTAATTCATCAAAGAAATCTGTATAAGTAAGATTTTCCCTCAATATTCTACATTTATATGtgtttgaagaattaaaaaattgtaactataCCACCTAGTAAACATTATACCAGCATTTAcctgtgaaaaaaagaaatggtttcaataaaatggaaaagtcaaTGGCTATGCCCACCTATTACTCAAAACTCTTGTCTTCTCTGGATTGAATTCCTTTCCCTAATACATCTGTGCTGATGTACTAAACCCTAGTACCTGACATGTAATACTGATACATGTAATACATGTATGTGGAGACAGGATTTATGCTGGAGGAATCAAGTTCAACTGGGTTCATTATGATACCCCCAATCCAAAATGACCTGTATCCATATAAAATTGGGAAATATGGACACAGAGACCTTCATATAGGGAGGAAACCATGAGCAGATATGGGGAGGCAGAGGGCCACTGCCACCTCCACAAGCCTAAAAGAGAGGACTGGAACAGAGGCTTCCTTCCCACCACTCTGAAGGAACCAAACTAGCTGACATCTTCATTAggatttccagcctccaaaagTGTGAGGCATTAAGTACATACTGTCCAATAAACTGAACTCTGGCATCTGTACATCAGTTTCAGATAActaatatgatattttaaaatcgcCATGATTAGAAACATACAACAAAGCAAGTAAAGAAGGAAAGGGCCAGCAAATAATCTCTCTTGATACCCTCTatgttataaagaaaataatcacgCATGACACCCTCTGTCTTAActatatgttgttgttgctcagttgctaattcttgtctgacttcttgtgattccatgaactgcagcacaccagactttcctgtccttcactatctcccagagcttggtcaaactcatgtccactgaatcagtgatgccatacaaccatctcattgtttgttgctcccttctcctcctgcactcaatctttcccagcatcagggtcttttcaaatgactcagctcttcgcatcaggtggccaaagtattggagtttcagcttcagcatccatccttccaatgaatattcagggttgatttcctttaggactgactggtttgatctccttgctgtccaaggaactgcaagagtcttctccaacaccacatttcaaaagcatcgatttttcagcactcagctttctttatagtccaactctcacatccatacatgactactggaaaaaccatagctttgactagacagatgtttgttggcaaagtgatgtctctgctttttactacactgtctacctttgttatagcttttcgtccaaggagcatgcgtcttttaatttcatggctgcagtccccatccgcagtgattttggagcccaagaaaatagtctgttactgtttccattgtttccccatctatttgcgatgaagtgatgggaccagatgccatgatcttagttttctgaacgttgagttttaagccagctttttcactctcttctttcaccttcatcaagaggctctttagttcctcctcactttctgccattaggttggtgtcatctttgtatctcaagttgttgatatttctccaggcaatcttgattccagcttgtgcttcatccagtccagcattttgcatgatgttctctgcatagaaattaaataagcagagtgacaacgtATAGCCTTGAAGTacccctttctcaatttggagccagtccactgttccatatctgcttctaactcttgcttcttgaccttcataaggctcctcaggaggcaggtaaggtggtctggtattcccatctctttaagaatttcccacactttcttgtgatccacacagtcagactttatcatagtcaatgaggcagaagcagacgtatttttggaattctcttgctttttccatgatccaaagCAAATCAAAATATAGGCAAGGATTGAAATCCCACAGAATGTCCTCTCTCTATAGATGTACAAAACTAGaaatcagtttaaaaagaaaatagaaaatcagcTTCTTCAAAATTCATCAATACACTTACAGAAAAGTgacataaataaaattcaaataaaaattctcaaGGGACATGAAGAAAAAACAATTGAAAAGATTTGACCCTTAACATGAACTTTAAATGTCTTGAGGTAAAATCTGATATCTTAGATTTTATATTACTAATAATCCTTCTCTAAATTGATGCAAGAGGCTGAAGACATGACCTGATCTGAGTTCATATTTTATCCATATGATTAAACAGAAGTAAGGAACCATAAAAGAACAGGCAAACTATCACAATTCCTTCTCGCTTAATCTTCAGACTGAATTTCATAGAAAGGCTATTATCTGTTCAGCCCTGGTCACTCAATCATACTTTCAGTTCAAtggctgtggctcacaggctgcCAGTTGACCATTGATTATACCAGTGAAGATAGGAGGTTGAACTGCTCTCTCTGGACACTCACTAATGGATGTAAAATTGCAAGTCATGAAAGTTTGTTTTAAAGATCTAAAGATACTCTGCTAGAAAAAATATTGATTAGAAATGTATGTAtgaattttgaaaagattttcagAAACCAGGGAACTAGAAAAGTTAAATCTTTGTGAaaaaatcattttgtcatttctgtCCAGTTCAggtcggttcagttgctcagtcctgtctgactttttgcaaccccatgggctgcagtacacCAAGTTTCCCTgtgtatcaccaactcctggagcttactcaaactcatgtccattgagtcggtgatgccatctaaccatctcatcctctgtcatccccttctcctcctgccttcaatctttcccagcatcagggtcttttcaaatgagtcagttctttgcatcatgtggtcaaagtattggagtttcagcttcagcatcagtccttccaatgaatattctggactgattttccttaggattgactggttggatctccttgctgtccaaggggctctcaagagtcttctccaacaccacagttaaaaagcatcagttctttgttgctttgttttgtagtccaaccctcacatctatacatgactactggaaaaaccatagctttgacctttgttggcaaagtaattaatTTGACCTATGTTGACCTTTGTTTGACCTTTGTtggttgtcaccctgctttttaatatgctgtctaggttaatcatagctttccttccaaggagcaagggttttttaatttcatggctgcagtcaccatctgcagtgattttggagcaccagaaaataaagtctgtcactgtttccattgtttctccatctatttgccatgaagtgatgggaacggatgccatgatcttagttttctgaatgttgagttttaagccaactttttctctctcctctttaactttcatcaagaggctcttagttctttgctttctgccataagggtggtgtcatctgcatatctgaggttattgatatttctcccagcaatcttgattccagcttgtacttcctccagcccagcgtttctcatgatgtactctgcatataagttaaataagcagggtgacagtatacagccttgatgtactcctttcctgatttgcaaccagtctgttgttccatgtccagttctaactgctacttcttgacctgcatacagatgtctcaggaggcaggtcaggtggtctagtattcctgtctcttgaagaatttttcacagtttattgtgatccacacaaaggctttggcgtagtcaatgaagcagaagtagatgtttttctggaactctcttgctttttcgatgatccaagggatgttggccaTTTCTGTACTATATATCAATCCCCATTTATAAAATTACTTGTATGCTTTATCTGGCATATATATAGGGAGTGGATGGGTATGTTTGTTTCTTCACTTTGTCTATTGCATATCACATATGAAATACTTCTGAAGAATTCCACATTATACTTATGGGAGAATGGgaataaaataggaaatgaaaTTACTAGGAAAATAATTTAGACATTATAGAACTCTatcatgggcttctcttgtggctcagctggtaaagaatctgcctgcaatgtgggagaccagggttcgatccctgggttgagaagatcccttggagaaggtaaaggctacccactccagtattctggcctggagaattccatggactatatagtccatggggtcgcaaagaatcagacacgactctgtgactttcacttcactatcatGTCTGACTGACCTAGTGAAGCACTAAATCTGGCCTCAAGAAGAGGCTGGGATTCTGTAATTTCTCTAGTTTTCTCTCATTGTTTGGTTGATAGTGACATCCTTTCACAGGTTTCTACATCCAAATCCAGGGATaatgagattttcttttaattttgaaaaattttattgaagtttagctgagttacaatattatattatttaaggtatacaacgcAGTGTTCAATAGTTTCATGTATTATACTGTTTAAAGTTGCTACAAAAATAATCGCTAtgtttccctttcctcctcagTATATTCTTGTTTAAGAGTTCaagaaattataatttaaaatatgatgtaaTATTTGATTCTAATGAAAATCATAGAAAATTACAAAGGATTGAAATCATGTAGTACTTTTTCTCTGCAATGTTGTAGTAAGCTAgaaattaatggaaaaattaaGGAATTGGAAAATCACCAACTACATTGAAAGTCAGCTACATacctacagaaaaacaaaagaacaggTCAATGCACCAAGAAAAAACACAATggatattaaatttaataaatattatcataACATTAACACTCAAATTACTTGAGTTACAGGAAGGAGTCATCTGAGTTCTCTGATTGCTGAACCTCCTTCTCTTATTTTGATGCAAGGAGCTAGAGACATGTCCCACTACCAGATATGGATGCCTGTACTTAAATTACCATGATTTAAGCAAGCACTTGAACAGAAAATCAACAGGAAAACCATCACACCTCCTTCCTAATCAATCTCCAGGGTAAAAATCACAGGAAAGCTGTTATTGGCTCACTCCTGGTCACCCCACCACACTTTGGGCTGATCATTTGGCTCACTGAGCTGCCAGTCCCATTGGCTGTTGCTATGGGGACTGTGGCTACAGCTTTTGTCATTTGATGACCTCATTATCTGGGAAAATTTTCACTTAAACCAAGATTTTTGCATAAATCCCCCAAAGcctgcaaaaagacaaaaaataaacaagataaatcTGAATTAGGTAGAATACTAATTTCAGAAGGCATATTGCTTGATTCTAGAAAATTAGATTTTCAAATTTTACACTGCAGTGGGtcctattttatgtatttaaatacataaagttTTAACCTATTTTATGTATGAGGTTTGTTGAAAGAGTATGAATGGGTAAGTATGGTTTTTATATCTGCTGTGTGAATGCATtctaagtcatggctgactctttgtgaccctatggaccatagcccaccaggctcctctgtccatgtgattctcagtcacttcagtcgtgtccaactctttgcagttccatggactatagcctgccaagctcctcaatccatgggattctccaggcaagaatactggagtgggttgccatgccctcctccaggggatctttcccacccaggaatggaacctatGTCTcgtacatctacctgcattggcaggcaggttccttaccattagtgccacttgGCAAGCCATTTATATCTGCTACTGCACTTTATTGATTTCTGTATCTCACATAAAAATCTCTGAATGGCACTCCTATATACAAGTGAGACAATGACAGTACGAAAGGTCAGTGAAATTTTCATGGAAAGAATTTTGACCATAAAGATCCTTAAAGTGGCTGAAAAAGAAACCATGGATAGAAATGACCACTTAGGAAAGTGAGGAGATGCAATATGGCTAAGAAAAGTTCATGATTTTCCCTGGAACAATTGACACAACAGACACATATTGATGAGGTTTATAATGCGTTCCTCAGGGTAGAAATGTTTTAACCATGGACAGTAGGGCACAGGTCGAGAACCCAGAGTACATATAACTGTTCAGTGCTACAAGTCTTTTCCCGCCAAGTGAGTGGCTCTGAAAAGAGCCTTTGGTTTCCGATGTTCTGGTTGTCCGGGGTCGGCCTATCTGCTGGTAGCGTATTTGATGACTAATCTGGTGGCCTCCGACATGGTGTGCTTGCTGATCTCCCCAGACAGCAGCAAGTGCACAGAGGTCTGTATCTCTCTGGAGGTGATCGTGCGGCTCTTGTTGCGGGCCAGGCATCCAGCCTCTTTGGCAATGCGCTTGAAAATATCCATCATGAAGGAATTCGTGTTGTTCACAGCCTCCTGTGAGAGACTCAAGCCCATGTGGACTTGCTTCAGCACCGTGGTGAAATAGCTGGCAAAGCTTTCAATGTGGCTGGAACGGCAGCAGCAGTGATGGCTGCAGCGGCTGCAGTCATGGCGGCCATTCAGTCTTCTACTTTGCCTTCCTTGGTTTTGTTTCAGAGGGCTCAACTTTGAAGGTGTGCAGGTCTTCCTCAGACAGCTTAGACGATGGCTCATCCATTTCGGACTCACCTTCCCCACAGCTCAGTGGGAAGTATAGGGCAGCTTCTGAGGGCTGGTGCCGGCTTTATAATCCCTGCCTGCCCTGCCATCACAGGCAAGGCCCATATCTGACTGGATAAAATTCAAGGCAGGGAGGCCTGTCACTAAGTCACCCCACGTCACATGTCAGTGAATGCCGCTCCCCCTTTGACCCCCTGTGGATCAATCACAGTGGGAATCTTTAAACTTTCTGTGACCTCTGACGGAAAATCTTTGAACTATGCCGCATGTAAGAAAGGGTTTTCTGGGTGGTGCTAGTGAACTTGCCTGCCGGAGCAGGATATGTAAAAGACacgaattcgatccctgggcctggaagatccccctggaagagggcacggcaacccgctccagtattcttgcctggagaatcccaaggaaagagaagcctggcatgccacagtccattgggtcgcaaagagtcggacacagctgaagcgagtTAGCAGGCCATGTAGGAAAAAGATCATCCATTCACTCTAGCTGATTTATGGCTACTATTGCTTGTGAACTTAGAAAAGATGTCAGGAAAGTCAcctaaactggaaaaaaaatcaggttgAGCTTCCTGAGAGGGTCTGACTGACCTCCTCAGCTCAAGTGCTCACTGCTGTCAGAGTGGCTCTGGCCACTTGGCATCCATTTTACTCTACCACAGAGtctcatttttccatttctgagaCACTGTAGCttgagcagggcttcccaggtagtgctactggtaaagaacccacctgtcaatgcaggagacatagagaggcaggtttgatccctcggttgggcaGCTCCGCTGGatgagggcatgaaaacccactccagtattcttgtctggagaatcccatagacagaggagcctggagggctatagtccacagggttgcaaagagtcagactcgactgaagggATTTAGCATGCACAAGCATGAAGCTTGAGCAGGAACTCTGACGTGTTCAGCAGTGTGTTCCTCAGAATCATAGGACATATGCGTGTGTGTccgtgcttagttgcttcagttgtgtcagactctttgtgatcccatgggcccaccaggatcttcaatccttgggattttccagaacTGACCTGCTATTACCTACAGTACTCATCAAAGTCCATGAGTAAAAGTAAATATAGGAAAACCACATTCTCcaaaaatggaacagaaatagaaatggaatacttacaaaatatgaaaaatgcttatatatttacagaattcaaatttaaatatttaaaattaatttttttacattttgcctggatgctcagttgcttcagtggtgtccaactttttgggatctcatggactgtagccccctggctcctcagtccatggaatttttccaggcaagtatattggagtgggttgtcatttccttctccaggggatcttcctgacccagggatcaaactcagggatcaaatccatgtcccttgtatctcctgcactggcaggccaattctttaccactagtgccaccgtaAAAGCCCAAGATGTCTATATCCAGCTTCTTACTTGACATTTCCACTGAGATTTCTTGTAGACATCCCAAAGTTAGTATGTCAAAGAGTGAAGTTTCCCTTACCAACTTGAACCTAATCTTCCCACTTCTAGTGGTAGCATCATTTTTTGATACTTTCAACAGAAAGAGTCTTGAGATATAGGAATCTTGACTCTTTCACCACTGGATTTTCACTGCCCAAAAGAATGTCTTgcatatagtaggtactcagtaaatatttctagACTGAATAAATGGTCCCTGCCCTGAAGAAATGTttgattaaaaattattcaaCAATTTACACAAAGCAGTACACtaaaaaaagtggaaagaattccctagaagtccagtggttagaactctgtgatCTCaatgccaagggcccaggttccatctcacattggagaactaaaatcccacaggtcaaggggcacagccaaaaaacaaaaaaagatttctgttctttcttttccattattagaTCCACAGCTCTTGTTCAGACTCTCTTTTACACATGAACAACTGCtgcaatacttttttttcttatactaatgaaattatttacaaaacagaaacagattcacagacttagaaaacaaacttatggttatcagagGGAAGTGATaacttgggagtttgggattaacatatatacactactatgttaaaaataaatagccaaGAAGGActtaatgtatagcacagggaactctgcttaatattctgtaataacctaactgggaaaagaatttgaaaaagaatagacatatgtatatgtataactgaatccctttgctatacacccaaaacaaatattgtaaatcaattatagtccaatataaaatagaagttTTAAAAGAATCAGCCAATCTTTTAAAAGGCTATTCTTCAAGTATCCTTTGTTGTCTGGAGTCACATTATGATATTCAGTTGTCATTGCTGGGTCTCAAAATAACATAAGCAA
Protein-coding sequences here:
- the LOC122435783 gene encoding late histone H2B.L4-like, encoding MSHRLSCLRKTCTPSKLSPLKQNQGRQSRRLNGRHDCSRCSHHCCCRSSHIESFASYFTTVLKQVHMGLSLSQEAVNNTNSFMMDIFKRIAKEAGCLARNKSRTITSREIQTSVHLLLSGEISKHTMSEATRLVIKYATSR